One window from the genome of Bacilli bacterium encodes:
- the rplP gene encoding 50S ribosomal protein L16, whose protein sequence is MLMPKRVKHRKEQRGTMKGRAKGGTEIAFGDYGLQAIEPAWITNRQIEAARIAMTRYTKRGGKVWIKIFPSKPVTQKPLEVRMGSGKGNVEKWVAVVKPGKILFEMNGVSEEVAREAMRLAAHKLPIKTKFVKREELGGEANES, encoded by the coding sequence ATGTTGATGCCTAAACGCGTAAAGCATCGCAAAGAACAACGCGGCACCATGAAAGGGCGCGCCAAAGGCGGCACGGAAATTGCATTTGGCGATTATGGCCTGCAGGCGATCGAACCGGCCTGGATTACCAACCGGCAAATCGAAGCTGCCCGTATCGCGATGACTCGCTACACAAAACGTGGCGGCAAGGTATGGATCAAAATTTTTCCTTCCAAACCGGTAACGCAAAAGCCTCTTGAAGTTCGTATGGGCAGCGGGAAAGGCAACGTGGAAAAGTGGGTTGCCGTTGTCAAACCGGGAAAGATCCTGTTTGAGATGAACGGAGTATCGGAAGAAGTCGCTCGTGAAGCGATGCGTCTTGCCGCACACAAGCTGCCGATCAAGACAAAATTCGTAAAACGGGAAGAATTGGGTGGTGAAGCGAATGAAAGCTGA
- the rpmC gene encoding 50S ribosomal protein L29 — MKADELRNLTTAEIEQKLAELKEELFNLRFQLATGQLDNPTKIREVRKSIARAKTVLRERELGINQPTGS, encoded by the coding sequence ATGAAAGCTGATGAATTGCGCAACTTGACCACTGCTGAGATCGAACAGAAGCTTGCGGAGTTGAAAGAAGAGCTGTTCAACTTGCGTTTTCAACTGGCTACAGGCCAACTTGACAACCCGACGAAAATTCGCGAGGTGCGGAAAAGCATCGCGCGCGCCAAAACCGTGCTGCGTGAGCGGGAACTGGGCATCAACCAGCCGACCGGTTCCTGA
- the rpsQ gene encoding 30S ribosomal protein S17, whose product MSERNLRREQIGKVVSDKMDKTIVVAVETYEKHSLYHKRIKYTKKFKAHDENNEAKIGDTVRIMETRPLSKDKRWRLVEIVEKAVIV is encoded by the coding sequence ATGAGCGAACGCAATTTGCGCAGAGAGCAAATCGGCAAAGTGGTTAGCGACAAGATGGATAAAACGATCGTGGTGGCTGTCGAAACGTACGAAAAGCACAGCCTGTACCACAAACGCATCAAATATACGAAGAAATTCAAAGCGCACGATGAAAATAACGAAGCAAAGATCGGCGATACCGTACGCATTATGGAAACTCGCCCGCTGTCCAAAGACAAGCGGTGGAGATTAGTGGAGATCGTCGAGAAAGCCGTTATTGTGTGA